From the genome of Apodemus sylvaticus chromosome 3, mApoSyl1.1, whole genome shotgun sequence, one region includes:
- the Sbspon gene encoding somatomedin-B and thrombospondin type-1 domain-containing protein produces the protein MRTLWMVLCALARLWPGVLAGCAEAGRCCPGRDPACFARGWRLDRVYGTCFCDQACHLTGDCCFDYDRACPARPCFVGEWSPWSSCAGQCQPTTRVRRRSVHQEPLNGGAPCPALEERAGCLEYSSSQGQDCGHAFVPAFITSSAFNKKRIIQAVSPQWSTHTEDAGYCMEFKTESLTPHCALDNRPLTRWMQYLREGYTVCVDCQPPAMNSVSLRCSGDGLDSDGNQTLRWQAIGNPRCQGTWKKVRRVERCSCPDVHRFIFI, from the exons ATGAGGACCCTGTGGATGGTACTGTGCGCTCTGGCGCGGTTGTGGCCGGGGGTCCTAGCCGGCTGTGCAGAAGCCGGCCGCTGCTGTCCCGGCCGGGACCCAGCCTGCTTCGCCCGCGGCTGGAGGTTGGACAGGGTCTATGGAACGTGCTTCTGCGACCAAGCCTGCCATCTCACCGGGGACTGCTGCTTCGACTACGACAGGGCGTGCCCAG CTCGCCCTTGCTTTGTGGGAGAATGGAGCCCCTGGAGCAGCTGCGCAGGTCAGTGCCAGCCCACTACGCGTGTGCGCAGGCGTTCAGTGCATCAGGAGCCACTAAACGGAGGGGCGCCCTGCCCAGCCCTGGAAGAGAGAGCCGGCTGCCTGGAGTACTCCTCATCACAGGGCCAGGACTGCGGGCACGCCTTCG ttcctGCCTTCATAACTAGCTCTGCCTTCAACAAGAAGAGAATAATACAAGCTGTATCTCCACAGTGGTCTACACACACTGAGGATGCTGG ATACTGCATGGAGTTCAAGACAGAGTCCCTGACTCCTCACTGTGCCCTGGACAACCGTCCCCTGACTCGATGGATGCAGTATCTCCGTGAGGGATACACAGTGTGTGTGGACTGTCAGCCTCCAGCTATGAACTCTGTGAGCCTGCGTTGTTCTGGAGACGGTCTGGACTCTGATGG AAATCAGACTCTTCGCTGGCAAGCCATTGGCAATCCTCGATGTCAGGGAACCTGGAAAAAAGTGCGTCGAGTAGAACGGTGCTCATGTCCAGATGTGCACCGCTTCATTTTTATATAG